A single Lolium perenne isolate Kyuss_39 chromosome 6, Kyuss_2.0, whole genome shotgun sequence DNA region contains:
- the LOC127326738 gene encoding putative E3 ubiquitin-protein ligase SINA-like 6: MSPPSKRRTLANVTVEDADALDCAVCYLPLKPPIFQCAVGHVVCSTCRDKLLQTAETCHVCRAPTTGGYRRNHDMERLVEAIRVPCPNADYGCAATPAYYRHGDHLARSPHAPCHCPVDVCCFAGSPAALLDHFTGFHHWPCTDAQAWVETDVHLRDGFNAINLHTKDKQYLFLLNVERNPFGRAISAFFLYHDDNNPSYGLDVFVDLEYSQGNPVPLRSRSHSQETSFTVVPTDLSGGLPRSEDCFQVFVPKSAQPLDMDTVTINVTIDLSYVGSKLESPQCSP, encoded by the exons ATGTCACCGCCGTCGAAGCGCAGGACCCTCGCGAACGTGACCGTTGAGGACGCCGATGCCCTGGACTGCGCCGTCTGCTACCTCCCGCTGAAGCCGCCGATCTTCCAG TGTGCGGTGGGTCATGTGGTGTGCTCGACGTGCCGCGACAAGCTACTCCAGACGGCGGAGACGTGCCACGTGTGCCGCGCTCCCACCACCGGCGGCTACCGCCGGAATCACGACATGGAGAGATTGGTGGAAGCCATCCGAGTGCCGTGCCCCAACGCCGACTACGGCTGCGCCGCCACACCGGCGTACTACCGCCACGGCGACCATCTCGCGAGGTCCCCGCATGCGCCGTGCCACTGCCCGGTTGACGTCTGCTGTTTCGCCGGTTCACCAGCGGCGCTTCTGGACCACTTCACCGGCTTTCACCACTGGCCGTGCACCGATGCTCAGGCCTGGGTAGAAACCGATGTGCATCTCCGTGACGGATTCAACGCCATTAATCTCCATACCAAGGACAAGCAGTACCTGTTCCTGCTAAACGTGGAGCGGAACCCGTTTGGGCGCGCCATCTCCGCTTTCTTCTTATATCATGATGATAACAACCCCTCCTACGGGTTGGACGTCTTCGTGGATCTCGAGTACTCTCAAGGCAACCCCGTCCCTCTTCGCTCGCGCAGCCACAGCCAGGAAACAAGTTTTACAGTAGTACCCACTGATCTCTCCGGTGGGTTACCCAGGTCGGAGGACTGTTTCCAGGTCTTCGTGCCCAAATCCGCTCAGCCACTTGACATGGATACTGTTACTATCAACGTAACCATCGACCTGTCTTATGTAGGTTCTAAATTAGAATCACCACAATGCTCTCCATAG